GGCTCTCGATCCGTCGGCCTAGTTACATCTACACTGGTTACATCGGCGAAAATGCCAAGGACCATATAGTATAATAATTTCCTCAACTTGACTTCAGCTCTTACCTATCCActtgaaaacaaaagatCTTTCTAGCACGACGGCCAAGACGGCTTGTAATGAAGGAAAATTAACAGCTGCGTTTCGTTACGTGAGAGGCTCAGATCTACGCCACAGCCGCATAAGTCTTTGTCTATGCCAGACAAGCCAATCCTTGGCATCACACTGCGGCTTGAAAAATTCGATCCTTTCTTATTTGTTTGTGAGCTCATCGTCATAGGTATCATCACAGAAAATGCTCCTCTTTTATCCCGTCTTTTAAGGCTATCGGCTGAGTCGTCGGAACACGGCTAGTAGTAGCTTCATCACAATTTGCGGTTCAGCTCACCCAACAACTCCATCGCAGCAGGGTTATTGCTCCGACACCACACTATCGACATTTTCTTTCGCAATCTtgtttaattaatttttaagCTTCATTATCCCGTCTGACAAGGAGTATGACAGGTGAGCTACTTCGGCATCAGGTCCGAAATTCTCCTAAATTTGCGTGGCCGTTTCTACCTTCTCGTTTTGTCGATAGTCATTGTTTCTCGCAAATTGCCTTGCCGAGAGAGCCATACAGCTCTAGACCATCCTTGTCCCGTCTTATTCCGCGGTAATGagcatatatataaatgATTTCACCAATTTGCAACCACGAAATCCTTCGAGATATTTACACTTGAGGTGAGCATGTCGTTGAGTGTGGAGACGCTGCGTCGTTGGTCGTCGAGCCGCTGAAGAATAGAGTTGTTGTTGGCTCTGTCAACTTTCCGACAACCCATGACAAGGATGAAACGTTGGCCCATGCTGGATCTATGTGTTCAAAGAACTTTCACCAAAAATAGATTACACGTGTCATAACACGATGCGTGTGTTTGGTGATAACTACACCGTCATTTCAGACACGACACCACATATCGCGGGCGCTTGCGCTGGCTAGAGGACAGGTCAAGTGTCTATATGATGTATATTGTCTTCTCTAAGGCGCCCATCCCATGTCTCTCTACCTAGTCACTAGAAATGTACCTATAGTATCTCTCACGCGTGTGCATGCACTGGCGCagcatgcatgcatgcaagcATCGACGTTTAAGCGCTCTCAACCTGGGCTGGCTGGTCACCTGGGACAATCAAGTCAGTGAGTCTGCAATGTACGCAAGCGGCGATTTTAATCCTTACCATCTGTGAATGCCCAGTCACCTCGTGTCCACATCTGCATTTTCTGTTGGCGGAACTCTTCAAAGTCCCATTCGCGTTTCTCAAGGTCATTGGCGTTGAGAAAGACGTATACGGATGCCTCCTTCACTTCTCCCTCAACTTCCTTTTCGCCTTCCAACTTCAGTAGCTTCACCTTGGTGTTGATCCGCTTATACTCGCTTCCCTCAAAAATGTCCAGTTTTTGCATGTTGGCCTCCGTTAACCCAGTCGCGTACATGCCTCGCACGCAGTGGCCTTCCTCTGCAACAATGGCTGGGTAGTCTGCATATTGAACTCTGTGACGGCAGTAACCATCTAGAATGGCCGGAGTGAATGTATGGAGGTCTTGGATTGCCTGAGGCGGCTGCTTTTCACCATAACAGACGCTGAAAAAGACCTCTGGGGCCATCTATAACGATGAgtccatctccctctcttgCGGTGTATTAGCACATGATCTTACCAAAGTTCCTACAATTTGAACGTCACGTTAGTCTAGAGATTTCCCAAATTCAAGAGCAGTATTCACCATAGAAGAATGCCTTGTTTTCGCCGCTCATCTTGTATCGGGGGTATCAATCTGCGATGCTTGTGGCCGCTTTCGAAGTTGGGCGGTCTAGGTTAGGCTGAGGTCCTGAAAGCGAGGACTGGAGACAAGGCTTCGAGAAACAAGTAGAACTCTTGGGGGTGAGGGACGATAGTGGCTTGAAGTATGAAGAAATATATACCAGCAGCGTGCTTTGTCTTCGTTTCCTTTTATAGTGAATTCCCAACTGTGTTATCTCCTCGGCAGAATTACGAAGCTTCCCCGCCGTTTAGACAGTTCTGGCAGTGGGGTTGTGGAATCTTCTTTGTTGACGATACAGcacaaagggaaaaaagaaccggaaaaagaaggaataATGAACTTATAGACGACAGGGGAAAAACAATAATTATGAGAGACTATATAGGCGGATTGTTCAATCCAAGATGAAAGACTCAGGATACAGCAGTGAGCAAGTCACTCCGAAGCACGGAGACTTATATATGGTTGGTTATCAGACTTTCTTACTGGAGTCAGCAAATCTGACGTGGGGCTCCAAGATCGGGATGAGATCCCTATCGATAAGATCCCTATCGATAAGATAAGGTTATACGCACGCCACAGCGGGAGGGGCGTATGGCTGCCTAGCGCCACGGATTATAGTTTCTGCAGCCCCTAGCTCAATTGGTTTTGGCGACCACGGTGCCCAGTTTTGCTCGTCTCTGGAAATTTCATAGGCGTCACGTTAAAGCTTCCTTCGTGAAGTGACTTTAAGGCTGCGGGCCGAATCTTGAATTTCATATCCTCCATCACCCCCACTCGAGTCTTTCATTATACCCGGACGACTTCGGATTCTATCAGCCCGCATCTGCCGAATattccttttattttctcaTTTTCCGCCGATTCACGGCGTCCTGCCGCACTATCGTGAAACCATCGCGGCGCGTCCTTGTTTCTCGACCTCAGCCTTGCTGCGATTAGTCGTTTTGCGCATCGCCTCGCCACACCTTCCGCGAATGGAAGGCAGAGCTGCGTCTCGCGGACGCCAATAATGCAGCCATGTCGGGAACTACTATTGACGATGTCGTGAAGCGACTTAGCACCGCTGATATAGGTACGATTATGGCCACCTCGTCCCGCTTGTCTCTAAGCTATCACCTCTCCACCTTGTCGCATACCTCTACCATCATGTCTGATTTCTAACCTCTTGTTAATCTACAGATACCCGACTCAAGGTGGAAGCCGCGACCACCTTGCGCGACAGCCTAGACGCTTACACCAATGGCCCTATCTACGAACCTTTTCTGAAACGTTTAATGCCCATCTTCATAAACATCTTGCGTGGACCATGCATCTTTCAAAGCAATTCACCGGAGCAGGTGAGAGCTTTGTGTGATACGCTGGGGTTGGTTTTTGCTAACGGTTGATGGTAGAAACTCCGCAACTGCATCCTCGAGGTACTACACCGACTGCCAACCAACATGGCGCCCACCGAGCCGTTCAAGCCTTACGCCGAAGAGATTGTCGATCTGCTCATGCAACTAGTCCGAACCGACAACGAAGACAACGCATCCCTGTGTGTCAAAATCACTTCCGACATTATGCGTCATCAGCACCAGGTTTTGCAGGGCAAAGTCCAGCCATTCCTAAACTTGATCCAGGAGCTCTTTGATCAGATGGAAAAGGTTGTCATGGAGCAGCTAGACAATGCATCTCTCGCCCCGAATCCACAACCTGGTGCACCGTCAACACCAGGAAGTACGCAAGCCAACTTTCAGTCTCCTCGGCCGGGCTCTCCCGTGGCCTCGGTAACTGAGCTCGGTGCGGatccccagcagcaaaatCGACCACTTCTCAAGGGGATGCAATCTTTCAAAGTTCTTTCAGAATGTCCAATCATCGTCGTGTCGATCTTCCAAGTCTACAGGAACACAGTTGCCCATAATGTACCCAGATTTGTACCCCTTATTAAGGGCTTCTTATCTCTTCAGGCAAGCGCCCAGAAGCAAGCGCACGACGACGCTGCTGCTAGAGGCGATATACACACTGGCGTGAGCTCAGGCATTAAAAACCGGGCTGCCTTTGGCGATTTCATTACAGCTCAGATCAAGACCATGAGCTTCCTGGCCTATCTCCTCCGCCAATACGCTTCTCAGTTGAAAGACTTTTTACACCTACTACCCGATATCGTCATTCGGTTACTCAAAGATTGCCCCCGGGAGAAATCTGGAACGCGAAAGGAGCTCTTGATTGCAATCAGACACATTATCAACTACAATTTCCGAAAGATCTTTCTTCCCAAAATCGACGAACTCTTGGACGAGCGTACACTGACGGGAGACGGCTTAACCGTGTACGAGACGATGAGACCCCTTGCGTATAGTATGCTGGCGGATCTGATTCACCATGTGCGCGACTCCTTAACTCCAGAGCAGATTCGCAAGACGGTGGAGGTATATACCCGAAATCTCCAAGACAACTTTCCCGGAACTTCTTTCCAGACCATGAGTGCGAAACTTCTTCTGAACATGGCCGAATGCATTGCGAAGCTTCCCAACAAAGTAGACGCAAGACATtacttgatgatgattctcAACGCAATTGGAGACAAATTTGCCGCCATGAATCGACAGTATCCGAATGCCGTCAAGCTCTCAAAGCTGTACCACCAGCAGGCTGAAGCTGGTGCACCTGAATCATATCTTGCTGATAAGGAGCACCCGCCGGATTGGGATGAAACCGACATCTTTTCAGCAGTGCCCATCAAAATTTCGAATCCCCGAGATCGAGGAGCCGACCCTGTCGGAGATAATAAATTTCTCTTCAGAAACCTT
This genomic stretch from Trichoderma breve strain T069 chromosome 1, whole genome shotgun sequence harbors:
- a CDS encoding gamma-glutamyl cyclotransferase, AIG2-like domain-containing protein, whose product is MSGENKAFFYGTLMAPEVFFSVCYGEKQPPQAIQDLHTFTPAILDGYCRHRVQYADYPAIVAEEGHCVRGMYATGLTEANMQKLDIFEGSEYKRINTKVKLLKLEGEKEVEGEVKEASVYVFLNANDLEKREWDFEEFRQQKMQMWTRGDWAFTDGDQPAQVESA